CCTTTTCTGGAAACTCACAGGTACAGAAAAGATGTCAAGCTATATTTGCCGCTGCAGCTTTTAAATGCCTTCTGTTCTTTCCAGATTCTCCTGTTATTGAAGAATTTGTCCTCGAGCTTTCTGCTGCACACAGTGTTACTGTGAAGACTAAACATGCAGCAAGCCATCAAGGTGCCTCTCAAGGCAAAACCGATGCCCAAAGTCACATGGTTCAAAGACGGCGTTGAGGTGACAGAGGAAGATTTCTTGCTCCGTCGAGAAAGCCAGTGACTGCATAGCTCACAGTCAAAACCTGTGGGAGAGAAGACAGTGGAGCCATTAGGCTGAATCTGAAAACTCACTGTGGCTCAGCTTCCAACAACCCTTACCTCAACTTCGTTGGTAGGTCCTAAATTAATCATTTTATAACACGACAATCACTGGTAGATATGTTTGGTTACAGACACTGTAATTCAGACTTTCTCTATAAAAGTCTTGCAATGGGGTAGACACTAGGTTATCAAATCAAGTGGTTCAAGTCAGTTCAGTTTTGCTGTAATCTGCACTGATTTACACTGAGAGAGGATATGGCCCTCTAAATAATAGCCCTTCATGTCACTCTGGTCAGCTGCTCACACTGCAGACAAACCAAAATTCCTGTAGGGGAAAGCAGAGTTCTTGCAACACACggggaaaatgcaaaatgagatGAAAAGCACCAAAGGCCATGGAGGAGAGCAGGTGACTCACTTTGTAGAGAGGCGGATGGCTGGAGAAAAAATCGTGCATGAAAATAGGGGTGGTGTAGAGCAACTAAACCACATTTGCTATggagaaggtggaggaaggaaaagcctACTCATTCAAAATACATGCTATACATGCTGTCAACTCTGAGGGCCTCATCGAGCCcctggaaacagaagaaatttttgctGAAGAACCTATTAGCCAGCTGGTTTTAGTGTGGTTTCACAGTCCCACTTCCCATCGTTTTTGTTCTCTCCCTCCTTGCCAGTCCCAAAAAGGACACTGTCCCCTGTGCTTCAGGGGACTAATTCCAGGGACAGAGCTTAGAAGCTGCTTTGTGCTTAGGCTAATAGCCAGGATCAAACAAATACCCAGGTCCTTTCACTGCAAGTGTCAAGGACTCAGAAACCCCTTGACATGGACTGGCCACAAGAGAGGACTGACTAACACACTGCTCTAGCATCAGTTACGTAAGCTTAGTGGAATACGGCAGAGATGAAAAGTGGCTTTCCCTGGAAAATATTGTGGAGGCGGAGAGAAGATAATTTAAAAGGGAatacttaaaaacattttgttttgcagccagaaaaagaaatatgtcaGCCAAAAACTAGCTTGGTTAGAAAACAGTACTGAACTATCTTCTGGAAGTTATAGTTTGGGTACCTCTTGTTCCTATGCTTCCTTTATGGACTTGGATCCCCAATGAGAGGTGATTTGCAGTCCCCTTTCCCCAAGACCAGAGTGTATCAGAGTCTTTAGAAAAAGGTTGTGGCCACGAGTAAACCTAAACATGCAAGTTACCCTCCTTGATTTCTTGCTATACATACGTGCATCTATAtttatgcacacacacataacACATACACACAATTTGGAGTCAATGGATTACGATTGTACTGTGCtaatttgattttcttctatGTAGAGCTTCTGAGACAGGTGTCTCAGCCTCAAGTTGTAGGTGTCAGGAAAGAAGCTGTCACGATCACCTGGAACTCCCTCGCCCAGGATGGAGGCTCCCCAGTGCAAGCTTACATCACAGAAAAAAGGTAGAAGGGCAGCAATCTTTGTGTCCCAGTCACCAAGGAGCCAGTCCAAGGTCAGACCAAGATTATTATCTGCTTTAGGCAGGCAGAAGGAAAGTTAGATAAGCTTTGGATGCAAAGCAaagtattgattagtcaagGAAAACTTCATCATGATATCGAGCAAGATACGCATTTTGACATATGCTGTTCAAAGTGAGATTTTCAGCCCTCAGATAGAAATGGCTTGATACTCATGAACAAGAGGGCAGAACACTCAGCACCTCTGGAAGTCAAATCTATGGTTTTCAGTGCCTAATTTCAAGCAtctatattttacatttctccCTACCTAAATTTGACTGCTTTTCCCTGACTTAGTCCAGAATGGAATTAAACAAGTGACTGATTTTGTTGTATCCATCAGATTGCAACCATATGATCCATGCTTAGCACAGCTTGTATAACACATGGGAGTGTTCCtatcagcagcagcatctgacTAACGagacttttgcttttccttttctgttaatattttggTTCTTTCTTGGATTCTTTCCTCTGTCTCATTCAAAATGTTGGACTTTCGTATTATTATCATTAAGTTGCAATCAATCAGACTGTCCAAAAATATCTTCCTTAAGGCATCAACATTACTCATGGTAAACAGTGGAAACACCTCTTAAGCCAAATTATTCAATTccttagttgttttttttcaaaactgaatgGAGGTTTAATCTTGCTTGAAGGCTAGATTGTGGAAGGCTTGGCCACTCTATTGAGTTCGTTACGTTGTGGGAAATACCATTGAGGTCACTGGAGCAAGGCATGAAGGTATTTTTCCCCATCATGTATGGTTATACCAGGCTATAGACCATAATCTAGTGGAAAGCAAATTAtgcatttttcctcttaatATATGCATCAAAATTCATTCTCCTCCTTAGGGAGACAGATATGAAATGGAGCAGACCACTGGAGAAGCAAAGGTTAGACCTAGTTAAGGGGCTCCCCGAACCTCTGAAATTTAtactgttctccagctgaaattTCTTCTTGGTTTATCTCAGTCcgaatgaaaacaaaccaaaccaaccaaacaaacaaaaaacccaacaacaacaaaaaaccccacacccaaACCTTTGAGAACACTTCTATGGGTGATAAGAGAGTTGAGTAATTGCAACATGTGTGTGTCTAGGTACCAGATCCAAAGTGGATGGCTTTCTGGAGGATACAGAATGAGTTCTGTGCGATAGCTGTGAAGCATGCAGGCCCTGGACTTAGCATGCCCTCAGCCTCTCGTTGCAAAGGATCCCATTCAGTATGTTTTTTTCACTATGTAATGTCTAGTTTCCTAAACGTGCTTGCAATTGCGAAGACCAGGTCTCCGCGTTTCTGACTGAAGTCTGAGGGAATGTGGCAATTGTGGCCTGGCTCAATGTAATGGACTGCGTTGCGTTTACAGCTTAACTAAAGATTAAAGAAGGCCTTAATGCTGTTGGCTATAAATGTAATTATAAGTGCCGGAAGTGTGATATTATTCACTTAAAATGTGTAACTATTAAGATAAGGACACAGTAATAGTTAACTATTAAGATAAGGACACAGTAGGAGATTCCCTCCCTGTGGGGAATTGAGTACATGCAAACAGCAGAGATCAACATGATAAAGGTGCTCTGAGGTGTGGATACCTTTAGTATTTAATGTTCATGTATAGGTTGCCAAGGCCCTAAAGTACGACAGAGAAAGTAATTTCTCATACATGTTACTATGCTCCTTTCATCAGTCCTGCATCAACccttttaaaagaagagaaaactctTGTGGAATTCATGAAAGTTGCTTACaatctttaattttaatattggATTTTTAGTAGCAAAGGATCTATGCCTAATTCTGGACTGATCAAAATCACAGACAAACTCCAAAGATATGTTGAAGTgggcagattttattttgtgccAGTTATAAAGAAATCTTACTCTGTATGGCCATATAgctaaagtaatttaaaaacaaaaggctgTCAGAGGCCATCAATAAATAGCTTAAACTGTTGATGGAATCTTGTAATAGATACAGGAGTGGGCCTTAGTAGCTGCATGtaagtcagaaaaaaacctggcCAAGTGTGGAAGCCTTTATAGCTAAAAAATGAGAGAATTCTATGTAGTAGACAAGAGCCTTGAGGTTAAATAGTTACTCAGATGGGAAAGCATTCCAGTTCATTTACATCAGAagacaacacaaaaccaacttGCAGCCTGAAGCTATGATTCTTCTCTTACTTGAATACTTGTGTTATTTCACATTAGGCCTAGGAGAATATGCACTATCCATATGCACCATATTCTTTATGACCCTGTGTGATCATGTGAGTGTTCTGTATAAAAGCCATTAGCATCAAGTTTGTCATGGCATGCTGCACTGATTGACATTTTTGGTTTGGAGTGGGGGGATGTTGTTGCATTTTAGGTGAGGCTTTCGAAGCAGAAGGTAGATTTGGATACACAACTCCCTATTCATTTGATTAAAAacatacagatattttaaaatattctatcTTTTGCTCTTCTTACATATTATGGAGATCTAACTAGACTGCTGTAAGGTGGACTAAAGAGCAAAAAGCatgttctgtattttcaaaaatggctATTTTTTAGGCATAGTGTAATCTttggcaaataaaataaaagagcatTAACAGGATCTTGCAAGCCAGCAAGCAAATTCATTAATCCACGCAGTCCAGATAGCACCTGACCACTTGACACAGCACTGTAAGGGGATTTATTAATAAAccataaattatttattaatgtattATTATAACATTATTTAGTATTATGAATAATGTTATATAAatgatttattaataaataataaatagataTTAAACAAGAAGAGACACCAGGCACTCAAAGCCATACAAGACAGGCTATAGGATATgtactgcagagctcaccagtCAGCTAGTAAGAGACAGAAGCAAACTTTTAATGCTAGACACCTCTCCCAAACACGTGGAGAATGAGTGGTGGTCAGCACTCATAGAATGTGCCCTTTCCAAGATGAATTCAGTGGTCCCATGTCAAATGTTATGAGGATTTTTCTTAATTGGCCAGCCTTGGAACAGGTTCTACGTGTATGTGCAGTGTTAGGAACGGCATTGTTTTGTTGGACAGAATTTGCTCTGTGTTTATTAAGGCTCCTTTTACCTTAAAACCTTGCAGGTTCAGCATCTTGAAACAGGAACAGCTTTTCATTCATGTGTGCAGGCACAGGCCTGCAGGTACGGCAGTGTGTCACAGCTCTCCTGCTGTCACAGAGCCTCCAGACTGCTGAAGGTGGTGGACTTTTCCTTAGCCTGGCAGGACCCAGGCCAGGGACTTGTGCTGTCAGGATACATACTAGAGATGTGAGCTAAGGACACCAAGAAATGGACAAAATGCACTAAGATCCCAATCTCTAGTACCACTTACACTGTGGGAGGCTTGCAGGAGAGACAAATACTACTTCTGAAACCGAGCTGTGAATGAAGCTGGTATGGGAGATGCACTGGAGTGACAAGAAGGAATTCTACTTCAGGTAAGACCTGCAGTATCAATTCAGCTGAAACCTTAGTCTATCAGCTGTTACTTTTCGTTCGGTTTTAACATATACCTTATTTTGTAAAGGGTTATCAAATTCATCTTGCACAAAAGAGCATTTAGCATCACAGTGCCGTTTCTTCTTGCTGAGTTTTCAGAGGTGCTGAGGGGAGATGGAGAGCAGCACAAGCTGCGCAGTCCTTGAGCCAAATTAAAATCATTCTGCCATCCTTTTTGCTGAGCTGTCCCCTGAATGAGTATGTCAGGTGTAATGGCAGTTTTCTTCCACCATGGGACCTCTCACATCACATCTCACATGTAATTACAGAGGCCGCTGTTGgaaaattctgtgattcttgtcATGGCCACTGTAGTTTGAGTATGGGTTAGGAGGGTAGGTACTATAGTAAATAAGCCATCATGTTTGAAATGCCCGTTTCTTTTAAGTATAGTTGTACTAAGGATTATAATTCTTTCAGGTGCCCAGTTTGAATGGGATTAACAGTCAGTTGTCAGTGTGctaaagctgaaataaaattatcagaGGTCATGTTTCAAAGACACTAATTATGTCTTGAGAATGAAGGTATCATGACCTGCTCTTAAATCCCTAGATAGCTTACTATTTGAGGTAGCAAAGTATTTAAATCTTCATTGTTTAGGACTTATGATTGCTTAATTATTAATTAGGAAATTCAGACTTTTTATGTCTAAGATACTCCCAGGTAACAAACCATGGTACTGATGCCCTCAGTAGCAGTAACACCAACAAGAAAAGACGGATGATTCGTGAGTCATGTTATGTAGTGCTGATTCCTATAGAGTAGAATGACATTCAGGTTTGACTGAGGAAGTCTCAGAAGGCAACAGCCAGGTGACTGACAGAAAAATTGGTCGTTTCTTTTCTCAGTCTCCACTTTGGAACTACACAAGCATCTGCGCAGCATGGTTTTGTTAACACATCTCGAAATAGAGAAATaccaaaaaatcccagaaaGACTGTACGCTCCAGACAAACTTCTCTGGTGTGGAATGGCAACATGAAGTACTGTACTGAGGAGTATGAGAAGTCATCTGAGCAACAGACATTATACAAAACTGCTTGTGGCAGAAGGTGGACAGTAGCATCATCTAATGAGGCATTAAagctgtctcttctttttttcttttgttctcattCACTCTTtacatgaattatttttaaatgttcctgTTCCACCTGCCTCACCTGAAATTGTCCTGAACAGGTACTAAGCTGTTGATTGCTGAGACATGAATGTTTCTCTTCTGGTGGTACAGGTGTTAGGAAAAGAGCAGGCAACATTGCAACCATTACATTCTGCTGAAACAGTTTGAAGTTTTCTTCATCCAGACTTCAGGCATGACTCAACAGACTGAAGAATGGCTTTACTTTTCTATGCAATCTCtcactctttttatttttaatttctctctgtctgtttttcttttatcccCCCTTAGGTTTAATCTGACTGTGAGGCTGAAGAGCCACATGGTGGTTTGTGCTGGGACAGCAGCATGCATTCATACATCTTTCCTTGTGAGGCTGCGTGTTGTGTCCTGTCAGAGGAGAAATCCtgcaattacatttttcttgggCATCTGGTGAAATACAGCTGCGGGGCTATGGAGGCTGTAGTTGTCCTTTGGCCTTTATCACTTGAGCTGTCACTTTGGTTTAAAAGAAGCTGACTGTTGGAGAAAGCACATGCAGCGCTTTAGGTTCATGAAGTCCTGCATAACTGCTCACTGCTTTTATGGCTAGTCTTTGTAAGCCTCTCTGTGGCAGTAAGGGTAGAGGGACTCCTGTGCATGCAAGTTTGTCAGCTGCACAATCCAGccccctgcagctggggcaACAGTGTTCAGCAAACCATAAAACATTGGGGAAGCTCTCTGATTCATCACGAGCAGCAGAATTTTTTGAGCATGCAACTACCGCTCATGCTAACTGAAGTGAAATCATTCTTGATTAAACCTTGAGTGACCTAGGGGAGTGATTGGGTTGTAAAGACAACACTTGAGGTCTGAACACTGTCCTTTCTGAGGTATAGTTTCTATTAACATGAATGTTGAGCTCATTTCTGTAGAGGCAAAGGGCAGTTTctatgctttccttttttttaagcctAGACTACTGCATGACCTGGGGCTGTACAGCACGCTGCAGAATCAGACCCAGTGTAAAAATGTGTCTCAGTCTAAATTGTACAAGTTTATCTGTATCACGTGAGTTGTTTTGTCCAGGCTTTCAAGATGATCAAACTAATGAATGGTAGCATAAGGTTTATGTGGCATTTCTTAAGCCAGCTCTATGCACTTAGCTGTGGACAAAGCCTGCTGTTGCCTTTACAGCTTGAAAAAATCTCTAAAATTGTTGtccttgaaacatttttctaccAGGCTGATCATGTATAAGTGGCTCCTGTAGACACAGGTGTCCCTTTTGTGCTCAGAGATatggtttgtttctgtttccacCCTAGTCTGGAAGCAGAACCTTATAAATACACATTTGTCTTGGCCAGGGatccccaccaccaccagtgatgtgggaaaaggaggaggacaaGAACCATTCCCAGTCCTTATCAACAGCACCAAGCCATTTATTTCTGACCTGTACCAGATTATCCTCAAGAATAGTTCAAGAAGCCCTTTACGACATTCAAATGCAAGTTGCAGGTACAGTATAGAGTAAACTTGAGCATCTCAGTCACCTCTGAGTATTGACAACAGGTGTTCCTCTGCTGACAGAAATTCCACACAATTTATGCATCATTACTGGAGTTGCcaaggttgggttttttcttggGAGGCCGGGGGGAGGGACGGCAAGGgaaagaagacaggaaaaagaaaaaaaaaaagatccaaaTCATACACACCCCCTATCCAAAGAATGCCACAGGAGCAATCCAAAATGTTGTTTCCACTCAGGGGAAGGAAGACTCCCTAGTCAGAAAGGATTTTCCTACCTCTTGTCACTGTGTTTCTCAAGTCCCACCTTCATGCCAGCTCTGAGCCAAGCAGGGGAGCAGCACGGTTCAGAGCTGAGGGATGAGGAAGGTACTGCTGGGGCTTTGCTTGCTCTGCCCAGTGTGGAGGGTTAGGGTGATCAGTTATTGCTTCAGACATCCCCAAATGCTGCCTTGTTTTTCATGCCATTATTTGATCGGGCAAATCCCTATAACAGCACTAACACAACGATGTCTGTTCCCTCACCAGTCTGGTGACACAATTTCCACTTTGTGTCTATGACAGCCAAGTGGAGGCAGGCTGACTTGCTCCTTAGAGAGACTCCTATTACGAAAATTATCTTCTGGGAGTTAGGGACCTTTGCAGTATATTTTGTACTTGTCATCTCTTCCGagagtgctttttaaaattaaacagccTTATTTATTCATCAGAAGGGAATTACACACACAAGGCAAATTGGTCCTCAGGTTGTTCAGGGTACAAGAAATCAAGGAAAGGGACTTTGGAATGCAGGAGATGAAGTGAAAAATTTTTGCCCCAGAAAAGGACAGAGGGAGGGTCCCAAACAGAAGAAACCAATACTTAAATGTGCTGATTAATTCTTAGATTTCCCCTGACTGCTCACTAATCTGCAGCTCATTCATAGCTCAGGTGTAGAAGATGACTAGCAGACTGATTATTGTGTCCTGAAATGTGATGTCAGTACTGCTACGTGGCTCACAGCTGCAGAGAAGGTCCACAGCAATAAGTGCACTGTCGCAGGCCTGCTCCCAGGGAGGAAATACTTCTGAGTCATTGTCTGCAATGACAATGGGGACGCCAACCATCTGGATTCACGGGAGCAGTGGTACATCTCCAAAGACACAGGTGGGTATAAAACTTCACGACAGCACTGGAGGAAGATGAGTGCTCTTGTACACAAGCCTGTGGACTAAGCTCAGGCTCCCTTTGTGGTCTTCGGAAGATCACTAACCTATTCTACACCTCAGGTCCCCAGCTGGGGAACAGACACAAGAATACCTTCTGTCCTGGCCTATCCATTTGTTGGCGATCTCTTCAGGACCAGGCTTCCTTTAACTATGTGTATGTGTAGCACATTGCACAGTAGTTCATACAGATGCtatttgaattaaaattcaaaacGGTAGAGGCCATCTGTGTGCAGGGAGGGTGATATTCTCATGTCTTGACATAACAGAAGATTGGCATTACAAGTCATTTGTCTTGTTGTGTATTTCCAGTCTGACTGGGATTTGtttcataaatgaaaaacaaacaaatctatCATATGTAGGAGACTGTGTGACAATCTTTCTGTGGCACAGGCTATAAGAAGTCCCTAAAAGCACATTAAATGAAACACTCGGAGGTTACCCCATCAGGTAAAACGCCTTCTCCTTTGttcagctgctccctgctcagACCTAATCAGTACTCCCAGACAAATCTGAACATGCCCCAGCTCATCAAATCAAACTGGTAAGTGATCCTTCTGCCCAGTCTGGGGCAAAGCAGAGTGCAGTTGCTCTGAACAGTGAGATGCAAGCCAGATTTTTTTGCTTGGCCTATGCCTGTGGTAATAAACAATACAGTAATACAAAACAAactatatatgaatatatatatattaccaGACTATGCATATATTTCTTCAGAAGCGTATCCACACGCTCCTACAAGTCTTCTAATCCCATTAAGAGTAATGGGCAACACATTGAAATAACAGAATAAGTAGTACACTAAAATGAGTAATCAGGTGTCAAATTGTGTATTTGTATTTAACAATCAGCCTTCCTTGATCGATGTAACTAGACCATAGGTATATTACTCCAGCTACACATGCAGTTGAGAAAGCGCAGTTCCAGTTATGTGGCTGTAGTCGCGTTCTTGTATGGAAGTACTCTCTAGGCCTGGATTTTAGAGTCTGAAATCATTTCAGTAACTTCTGTGTATGTAGGTGAGTATAGAAGAGTAGTAAATGAAGGAAAGCTAAGTTGGTTGTACCTTGCAGTGCATTCTCTTGAACATTCCTTTGATAACAGCCTACATGTCTTCCAGCAGGACACAAGCAGATGTCAACTGATTTCCTATTCTTCATTATAAATGGCAAGTCACAAGGCTTTTTTGCACAAACCTGAGAGATGGTAGAAAAACTGAAGGATAAGGAGGAGATAAGCTGTTTCCTGAGAATGAGGTCTCATAAGAGAATTTTGCCATACAGTGCTAGATTTAGGATCCAGGAGATTTACCTAATGGGACCCCATGCCAATGCAAGAGGAAGTAGTAAAGACTTCAAGAAATGTCTTTAAATACAGGCTAAGAACAGAAGATTTTCAGCGGACACTGGATAGTAAATTGCACGTGCCGTTCCCCTTGATTCCCCCAGAGCATTCTGTAGACTATTAATGCCTCAGAGCAACACCAGCAGAGCAATATCCTTTCCCTTACAAAATCACCTGCTTTGGTTTATAATTGGGTGTAATTTAATAATGCATTTCTAAAGTGCCTTGGGAGCCAAATATCCAAAAGCACTTTACAATTTAATGGCATTAGTGAGAGAACGCATTGATATATCCCTATGGAGCAAAAGCCTGACACCTTATTTACCGaccaagaaacaaagaaaattaattgctttcttACAGTTGCATAGCAGATTAATGGGAGAATGAGATTTCTgattccttcctctctttcttttcagtctgtATTTGTTTACATGTTGAGATAGGTATGCTGGTCAGATGCTGAGAGTAATGTGGTGTATTGctcattcttcctcttccctgagTTTTCCCTGTTGGGAAAGAAGGCCCAGGTCATGAAATGTCATACCCAGGCTCTTTGGATTTGTACTCAATCAGAAGACTCTCTGTCTTGATGGTGCTGGCTCTGTGTTTGCACGTTTGCATGTTCAACAGACAGTGCAGCACGAAGCAACCTGTAGTTACTCTGTCCTCAGCAGAGTGTTTTGACTTCAAGATGGAGGATCCCAGGAAGGACCGTGCTTCCCGTTTCATCGCCCCAGTGACAAACCACAGTATGAGTCAAGGCAACGACTCCGCCACGAACTCTGCTTTCATCAGCAACCCCCACCCAACAGTGACCCCATACAAGGGCAATATTAGCATCACATCCAAGTCATGGTTCACCTCAACAAGTAGCATCTGTCTGCTTTGTGATCCCTACAACTTGCAGCTGCAAGCTGATCATCTGTGGTAAGTCAGACTTGCAGCCACTGTGATTTGTTGAGGGTGATTCCCTCCAGGTTGAGTAACCATATATTTCATGTTTCTCCATATAGTTTACACCCTGCTATTTTCCAGGGCAAGTGCACTTACTGGAACTGGCACTACGGATCACACTTCTCTGGGCCAGTCAGGCCCTCATCCTTGTCCACAGAGGAAGAGATTGCTCAGTCTGTGGGtactgcagctggagctgcaagGGCCACATTGTAAGAACTTACCTTCATATCCAAAAAACAGCCTCACTATGACTTTGTCTTCCTCTGAAGTCACCgagatttttcttcagttgcttGAAGGCAATATTGGGCCCCTTAAAATGGCATCTTTTGGCTAGCAGGTCTCATGAGTTCCCTTGGTGGCTCAAAAGCAAATATGGCCATTTCTCAGTCCCTAGCCAGGCTTGCACTTAACGCTTCCAAGCAGTCAACTGATGAGTTCTGACAGtggcttctgcttttttatgCAGATACCACAGATATTGCACTGGGTAAATCTCTTCCTTTGTGAAATGGCAGGATTTTGCCAACACTGTATGAAAGCCATAAAAACTTCCATTTCTTattcctctcccctttccctgtttgtttggggtttttttccatgccaGAAGCTCCTACCCAGTGAAGCTTTAAATCAGGTTGTAAGACACAGCTTGGTTCCACCTGGCTCAGATTGGTCCTGTGAGACTTGAACGCTTCCAGGTGCATGGGGTGAGGTTTTACCAACAGTAACCCACGAACCACACATGGTTTCCCCATGTCACCATGGCCAAACTTGGAGCTTGTACAGTGGTCTTACAGTATGTACAGCAGTGCCTTGAAACAGCTGTGTCCTTTGAGTTTCATCAGGCCATGGTAGGCTCACCCTGCTCATGATTCATTAACTAGGGAACCTTCAAGGTTAAACATTTGAGAGCAAGAATTATCCATCCTCCTGTCGGGTCATGCCACTGAAGTATGTTTTCTCTACTCCCCCTTTCTAGAGAAAGGCCCTGGGGCCTCGGGACCTATTGGTGTTTTCTTAAAGggaatgagagagagagagagagactgcCAGGCACAGCTTGAAATGAAACTGATACAGCACCAATAATGAGGGACTATATTTGGAAAGATCTTCTAAGGTTATTTTTGTCTGTGATCATTGCTTCTGGACAGCCTACTGACAACTGCTGATTTCCTACCCCCCTGGGTTTAGTTCTCTCTGCTAATGCAGAAGTAGCTCCCTGTGGGTCAGTGGAAGGAAAGGATGTCTACGCTGGGTTTCCTGCTCTGATTTTCAAGCAAACTTATTGTGCAGGATACATGCAACACTTCTTTCACTGAAGCCAGCCACTGCCCACCTAAAAGACTGGA
Above is a window of Caloenas nicobarica isolate bCalNic1 chromosome 5, bCalNic1.hap1, whole genome shotgun sequence DNA encoding:
- the IGSF22 gene encoding LOW QUALITY PROTEIN: immunoglobulin superfamily member 22 (The sequence of the model RefSeq protein was modified relative to this genomic sequence to represent the inferred CDS: inserted 10 bases in 6 codons; deleted 2 bases in 2 codons; substituted 10 bases at 10 genomic stop codons), whose amino-acid sequence is MTPEVVYVQTDTETHWSIEMFHSQKQHVSQATESVEVLSRKSSAELESFSMVTCSFQILAGESIPEFVEKLYPVTTPEGDEANDTDNYKCVVSNTHTDAIYVVSLIMTEELKPLKVTERQTAVFEIHLPKKVQIFTXKFKGKELNWDDNYEIFTSDDGLSHTVKTKGVQPSDFKELSVEIGVLVQNTPLFIDRVPIQFVSNLNNTQVKKKGKACLECVLTYEDLTMKGIKNGQVIEGSPKYTMKHESKREELIINAAELSNSGSCTAIIDYARQCLWPGGTVWGRGLLYVVLNDVKVEGIWLKDGKEVMDMKKIWIVKQGAIHKLIIDRMGEEREGRXMFRAKAAESGATAAIGDSPVIEEFVLELSAAHSVTVKTKHAASIKVPLKAKPMPKVTWFKDGVEVTEEDXLAPSRKPGKAEFLQHTGKMQNEMKSTKGHGGEQVTHFVERRMAGKKSCMKIGVVXSNXTTFAMEKVEEGKAYSFKIHAIHAVNSEGLIEPLETEEIFAEEPISQLVLVWFHSPTSHQLLRQVSQPQVVGVRKEAVTITWNSLAQDGGSPVQAYITEKRXKGSNLCVPVTKEPVQGTRSKVDGFLEDTEXEFCAIAVKHAGPGLSMPSASXVAKDPIQASRLLKVVDFSLAWQDPGQGLVLSGYILEMXAKDTKKWTKCTKIPISSTTYTVGGLQERXKYYFXNRAVNEAGMGDALEXQEGILLQIAYYLRFNLTVRLKSHMVVCAGTAACIHTSFLGSPPPPVMWEKEEDKNHSQXLINSTKPFISDLYQIILKNSXQEALYDIQMQVAGTLIHSSGVEDDXQTDYCVLKCDVSTATWLTAAEKVHSNKCTVAGLLPGRKYFXVIVCNDNGDANHLDSREQWYISKDTECFDFKMEDPRKDRASRFIAPVTNHSMSQGNDSATNSAFISNPHPTVTPYKGNISITSKSWFTSTSSICLLCDPYNLQLQADHLCLHPAIFQGKCTYWNWHYGSHFSGPVRPSSLSTEEEIAQSVEKHDKSFLDTVTDGLQKSKHKM